The Candidatus Koribacter versatilis Ellin345 genome has a segment encoding these proteins:
- a CDS encoding winged helix-turn-helix domain-containing protein produces the protein MGQPSQMTDLIGPNRLRFGPYEADLHTRELWKFGTRVKLVGQPFDILELLISRPGELVTRDELRERLWPKETFVDFNHGLNAAVNKLRDVLCDSADDPKFIETLPRRGYRFISKVERGVEEPIPVAETSPPTPLVVPTPAELAPEPRYESPAITVERSLGRTKWSWGAAALLMVVIAFIAFLAISKISREPSESEKKASMGGQGAAIAGLVKGVQVTLVTGGKNEGPQFSPDGKRLTFMSNRNGATDVWIANASGSDPHPLTTLGDAGTPRWSPDGQTIAFDSHIHKYSAILTIPADGGAPRVLIAGDSNNSVPSWSKDGHFIYFASDRTGRFEVWRVPTTGGPAQQITQDGGFAPVESADGKLLFYAKNQFPNPEVWEVSLEGGGVEAPLRPIIRPVTWATWAVAGDSVFYVEEGPGNIAMLSVVEPKARRMRQVTVLGRFPFWLAISPDGRKLAFDRTDSESTTSIVALEDFE, from the coding sequence ATGGGTCAGCCGAGCCAAATGACCGACCTCATCGGGCCAAACCGTCTTCGCTTCGGCCCATATGAGGCCGATCTGCACACCCGCGAACTCTGGAAGTTCGGGACCCGCGTGAAGCTGGTTGGCCAGCCCTTTGACATTCTTGAGCTCCTTATCTCCCGCCCGGGGGAATTGGTCACTCGCGACGAACTTCGCGAGCGGCTCTGGCCGAAAGAGACTTTCGTTGATTTCAACCACGGTCTGAACGCAGCAGTGAACAAGCTGCGCGACGTACTCTGCGATTCGGCCGACGATCCTAAGTTCATCGAGACTCTTCCGCGGCGTGGTTATCGATTTATTTCCAAGGTTGAACGGGGTGTCGAGGAGCCGATACCGGTCGCTGAAACTTCACCGCCGACTCCGTTGGTTGTGCCAACCCCGGCTGAACTGGCCCCCGAGCCTCGGTACGAATCGCCTGCGATCACTGTGGAAAGATCGTTAGGGCGCACCAAGTGGTCGTGGGGGGCGGCGGCTCTATTGATGGTCGTGATTGCGTTTATCGCGTTCCTCGCCATCTCCAAAATCAGCCGTGAGCCCAGTGAGAGCGAGAAGAAGGCATCAATGGGTGGGCAGGGCGCCGCAATTGCAGGCTTGGTGAAAGGCGTACAGGTAACGCTCGTGACCGGCGGCAAAAATGAAGGACCCCAATTCTCGCCGGATGGAAAGCGCCTGACTTTTATGTCGAACCGGAACGGTGCGACCGATGTCTGGATAGCGAATGCGAGTGGAAGCGATCCGCATCCACTTACGACGCTGGGCGATGCCGGAACTCCAAGGTGGTCACCCGACGGGCAGACCATCGCGTTCGATTCACACATCCATAAGTACTCGGCAATTCTCACTATACCCGCCGATGGCGGCGCCCCTCGCGTATTGATCGCCGGCGATTCCAATAACAGCGTGCCGAGTTGGTCGAAGGACGGTCACTTCATCTACTTTGCTTCCGATCGGACTGGACGATTCGAGGTGTGGCGGGTACCCACCACAGGCGGCCCGGCACAACAGATCACCCAGGACGGTGGGTTCGCGCCCGTGGAATCCGCCGACGGAAAACTGTTGTTCTATGCCAAGAACCAGTTTCCCAACCCCGAGGTGTGGGAGGTCTCGCTGGAGGGCGGCGGAGTGGAAGCGCCTTTGAGGCCGATTATCCGTCCGGTCACCTGGGCAACATGGGCCGTAGCCGGCGATTCTGTCTTCTATGTGGAAGAAGGGCCGGGAAACATTGCGATGCTGAGCGTTGTAGAACCGAAAGCGCGGCGAATGCGTCAGGTCACAGTGCTTGGACGCTTTCCGTTCTGGCTGGCGATAAGCCCCGACGGCAGGAAGTTGGCCTTCGATCGCACCGACTCCGAATCCACCACGAGTATTGTGGCACTGGAAGATTTCGAATAG
- a CDS encoding serine/threonine protein kinase, which translates to MGWVAGTQIGAYEIVGPIGNGGMGEVYKVRHTISQRTEAMKVLLSGAARRPEVTDRFVREIRVLANLNHPNIAALHTAFHHEDQLIMVMEFIEGKNLSEMLSTGMVLRDSVAYIRQAVTALAYAHSQGVIHRDIKPSNIMINSAGQVKLLDFGLALMSTPDPRLTSSGSLLGSVHYISPEQIRGETMDARSDLYAVGVTLFEVITGRLPIQGHSFSEIINGHLQVIPPSPAVLNACIPANLAAITLKALAKNPSERFQNASEFLQALDTVQIESGLHFAVTMETPFVSSAVAAAAASNTPNPSVSQPSQVKGYDPAVINEITSQLANYVGPIAKVIVKRASSSSNNLRELCDKVAREIDSENQRKNFLQSVRKHLGSSDAI; encoded by the coding sequence ATGGGTTGGGTTGCGGGAACACAAATTGGGGCCTATGAGATCGTCGGGCCAATCGGCAACGGCGGCATGGGCGAAGTTTACAAAGTCCGCCATACAATCTCGCAGCGCACGGAAGCCATGAAGGTGCTGCTCTCTGGAGCTGCACGCCGCCCGGAAGTCACCGACCGTTTCGTTCGCGAGATCCGCGTCCTAGCCAATCTCAACCATCCCAACATCGCCGCACTACACACTGCGTTCCACCATGAAGACCAACTCATCATGGTGATGGAGTTCATCGAAGGCAAGAACCTGAGCGAAATGCTTTCGACCGGCATGGTGCTCCGCGATTCCGTTGCGTATATCCGGCAGGCGGTTACCGCACTCGCGTATGCCCACTCACAAGGCGTAATCCACCGCGATATCAAGCCGTCGAACATCATGATCAACAGCGCGGGACAGGTGAAGTTGCTCGACTTCGGACTCGCACTGATGAGCACTCCCGATCCGCGGCTGACTTCGTCGGGCTCACTGCTGGGATCGGTGCATTACATTTCGCCGGAGCAGATTCGCGGCGAGACCATGGATGCGCGCTCGGATTTGTACGCCGTTGGCGTCACCTTGTTTGAAGTCATCACCGGTCGGCTGCCGATCCAGGGTCACTCGTTCTCCGAGATCATCAACGGGCATCTCCAGGTAATTCCGCCATCGCCCGCGGTTCTGAACGCATGTATCCCGGCGAACCTCGCAGCGATCACACTCAAGGCACTCGCAAAGAACCCATCTGAACGTTTCCAGAACGCGTCGGAATTCTTGCAAGCGCTGGATACTGTGCAAATCGAGTCAGGCTTGCACTTCGCCGTAACGATGGAAACGCCGTTTGTCTCGAGCGCGGTGGCTGCGGCGGCAGCTTCGAATACACCGAATCCTTCGGTCTCGCAGCCTTCCCAAGTGAAAGGCTACGATCCGGCGGTGATCAACGAGATCACTTCGCAACTCGCCAACTATGTTGGACCGATTGCAAAGGTGATTGTGAAGCGAGCGTCGAGCAGCTCGAACAATCTGCGCGAACTTTGCGACAAGGTTGCGCGCGAGATTGATTCCGAGAACCAGCGCAAGAATTTCTTGCAGAGCGTGCGAAAACACCTCGGCAGCTCGGACGCGATCTAG